The Salmo trutta chromosome 22, fSalTru1.1, whole genome shotgun sequence genome contains the following window.
TCCTTCATTATATCTTTTCCTGTTTTGGTGGCCTCAATTTGTTACTTTGTAACTGTAACATTGATAAGATTCCTGCAAAATGATATGCTTTTCATAGAGAAGTATTCTTAGCGTGGTCGTTAATATATAAACAATTTTTCCCCGCATAGGTATTTCATTTGGAACAATAAGGACATTTTGTATAGAAAACTGGTTCAATAATCATATCCTGCTGGTGAGTCAACTTTTTAATGCAGAAGGATTGTCACTCAATTATGAGGAATTTTTATCTCGTTACAATATCCCTGTAACACCTAGAGAGTTCGCCATAGTCTTTGATGCTATTCCATCTGGAACCCTCATGTAATTTAGAGGGGTAGCCAGACCTCACCTTCTTGACCTACCCTCACTTAATCCAGTTGACTCACCAATAGGGAAAATAtgtttctccttcctccctcagAACAACAGATCTATACGTGCTTTATTTCAAAGGGATATTGTCTCCATTCCTTATGTCACAAGTTACTGGAATACATTGGTCActaatatctgttggaaaaaagtCTGGTTATTACCACACAAATACTTGCTTGTTAACAAGGTCAATGAGGTCTCTTTCAGAATGATCCATAAGTATAACCCTGCGAATCATTACCTGAAGAAACTCAAAAAAGACATTAACATTGATTGTACTTTTGTGTTgagcatccagaaacagtttCACATTTACTTTGGCATTGTCTACATGTAAAACAATTATGGAAAGATATTCAGTTTTATAATTGTTAATATTCTTCATGACTTTTGTTATGGGAGAATGTACTGCTCGGTTTCCTTAACCATAATAAAGATAAAGAAACACTTTTACCTCAAATATAATTGTGCTAATGGAAAAATGtcatattcataaatgtaaattctctaataaaaaaaacatttccgtGTTTTCTATAAGGAATTCGAGAAGTACAATAAGACCATTCAACATTCTTCTAATAAGGAAGTTGTTAAAACAATCAATGTGTGTGCTTCTTTTAAGGTCTTTGTATAATCTGTAATTTGCTGTACCCCCTAGCATGTTATCATTGTCTATTTATGTACTTCTTGTATGTATAGAGACTAttctacattatatatatatattttaaaagagcCCCCGAGTTGAAAGACCGTTCAAATCGATGTTTTCCGGTCGGAGCTTGTTtctttctgagttcccagttgttttgaccGCACTGAAATCGGCAGTACGAGAGTTTTGAACGCGGCGTCTGCTTGTCAGAACTAGAAAATCGGAAATGTCCGACATTTCCTAGTTCCGATTAGCGCCTGAACTCGGCAAAAGCATTTTAGAGGAAAGGGTGCTCTCTAGTCGTCATCGTCATTATTGGTTCAACCCCAATCAAAAACGGCTTCTAAATTGCACGAGGGCAATAAATACAAttgaatgtattattattatgaattaATGTGTTTCTTGATAAAAACATAGGATTAAAAATACAGCGaacaaggtaaaaaataaaatatgagcAATGACGTGTCTGTCTCACACGAATGACGTGTCAATTTCAGCTCCACGCACAATCCGTTGTTTTGCCTCTacctttgtagctagctagctatgaatATTGTTTCAAGTTATGTTGTATGTAGAGTTAGCGACGTTTGCCCGACAGCTTGGTGAAATTGCACCGTAGAAAGTCTTCAGTTAGCTACCAACAGAGAAGTGGTACGTTTAGAAGACCCCGCAACACCATTGGCTTGCTTAGAAGATCTGACAACAGGACTCTGATGCAAACTGTTTCGTAGCTAGCTACATGTATAGACATAATATTCCACGGTATCATTATTCCATATAGTACGCACTGCAGAATGAATATCAGCATGGGTGCCAAAAATAAGAAGCGAGTGGTACTTCCAAGTCGACCAGATCCGCCCACTGTGGAGCAAATTCTTGAGGACATCAACAGAGCCTTTTCAAATGATCCAGTCTTCAGCGTCCTGGAAGGTGGCAACCAAGGTACGCACTAAGCGCCTTTGaatcagggttgtattcattcgTTGCAAAATATTTTACAACGAAAACGAGTTTCTATAGGACAAATTCGGTTAGGTCACttcccgtttcgttccgtttgctttcGTTTAGTTCCTAGAGTAAACGGCAAAGAATCCTACGAATGAAAACACCCCAGTTCATCAGTCAAACAGGTGGCAAGTCATTAAAGGTAGGCTCAGTGAAATTACGTTGCCACGAGTAGTATCAAAACAGCGAGGAAAGGTTGAACCTCGCGCTTCACAGTTGTTTCGGAAATTTACCAACTATGTATACATTCTGCATCTACAtcatcgctgagtctacctttaagtaGCCTGTTCATTGCCATGGTAGCCTGCCTTATTACTGTGAATTCAAACAGACACTTTCACTTTATTTCACCTAATGTAATGTTGAACTTTCAGCAAATGGTCTTCTTGATTAGACAGCCTGTATGCTGTAACAAACCTATAGAACTAAACTGGATGTTGTCCCCTTCCACAGATGCCAAGAGGGGGTCCTCAGACAATGAAGCAGAGACAAAGTACCTTCAGAGCCGCAGGTACTTGGAGATGAACGAGCGGCTTCAGGAGGTTAGAGGTGAACTTGTACAGCAGAGGGAGGAACTGTGGGTGGCCAAAGAGCAGTTGGAGATCAGTGTTGCCGAGGTCAAAGGGAGAGCCCTCTGACCAGTCTTCACTCACAACTCAGGGCTGGGGGAGCACATTACCTCAGCTTAAACAGATTAATCAGGAATGAACTTGGCTTCCTTGAGTCATGCCACCTCAATCTCGCAGAGGAGGGTCTCATAGCAGAAAATAGAAATTGGACATAACAGATTGTTGTTCCGAATCATTGTTGGAGTTGAAAATTGTCTCCATAAATTGGTGTGACTTTTCACGAAATGTTAACGCAAATTAGTTATGTGTATTGTCTACATGTTCTATAATGACaattaataaaataattattTGTGAACAAATATAACTTGGTTTTTAATGTTCAATCACACTGACATGTGCAGGAGTCAGGCTACGGCTCATACGAATGTTATATTTGAACTTAAAGGTCATTCTGTAGTTAATACAATGATTAAGTACATGTCAGTGTAGACTATATATTTGTTTATCTTAATTAGCTCAGAAAACTGTCAGGCTATGTCCACATTTCATTGGCATGAATGCATGTTTAGTCGATATAATTGAAAGCTCATATTATATTGCTTTGATATATTCAAGAAAAAGTCAAATGAAGCTTTAAGTCAGCCAGGTAAATGATACACGTCCACAATTTATTTGATGAGAAAATGTATTATGATGACTTTCATTCCTTGGCCTATATCACATGGTACCATTTGCCTATGGCCCTGTTCATACATGGCATGAGATTTCTTCTACCCCATAACTGATCTGCTATAATCCTTCTTTCCTTTCACCCCATGGTCCAACTTAATTTAGCCTATCCTAGTTGTAGCAAAGTGAGTAATATCAAAATGACACTGGTCTCACAGGATACCTAATTGCTAATACAGTATTCCAATTCCGAGTCATGGCCGATCCAAATCGGCTTTCTGTTCCACCTTGGGAGGGGATTTCACTAGACTCGTTCACAAATCTTTCCGGTGCGTTCAAGCATTGAATCTAACTTTACGTAATTTAATGCCAGGTATAAACAGGGTCTATGACATTCATGGTGTACAACCTTGGATCTTTTAATCTGATTCGTAACATACATTATACAACATTTCCGTTGTAAGAACCTTTACAAAAGATTTCAAGAATACTGTCTTGATCTTTGACAACTTTCCTATGTACTCCATTGTCACTACTAGTCTTTAAGGGCTGTTTATACATTATCAATGGCCATTGTGACAAAGGGGCTTGGTTCATTGCATTACTCAAATGCTTTGGAAATGTTACCAGACTCAATTTAACATTGTACATTAAATGAGAATAAACAGCTCTTAAATTCCATGGAAATCACGCCAGATTAGTTTCATTTCTGTCAAGCACTTCTCTCAATCGAGTTGTCTTGGTTACATCTCTTAGTTAAGAGAACATATGAACAGATGATGTTACAACTACAGAGAATATGCATTTTTATTTCTAAGGTCTTTATGCTCGAGTTCTTTGACCTATCACTACTGACAGCTAGACGTTTAAGCGGATATTAACACATTTCTGTAAATATTTCTACAGAATAATTTCTGTACGTGTACTCTTGTGTAGAACCCAACAGTTGTTTCTTAACGACCATTATCCACCTTCAAGTTAATTTTAGTTCAACATCTACAATATTAACAGGTGTAATACAGGTGTATTTAGCATGCTGTAAGGAGCAACACAAAGAGGTGTTTTTGCTCACTGGGAAGCTTATAGAGTTCTACTGCATGTCTGcaccaatgttccctcaattTTTTTGGTGCGCTGCGCAAATCAAATTTTAGGTCTTGTGAGCGGAAACTTGAATGTTGTGAGAATTTTGTCCATCTTCCGGCGTGtgtttacagttttagacagtaaccaataggctattgtggctatttgagcataatgtaggcctaccaacaaaaccaatggcGCAAATCAcataacattcacatggaaatagcttttgatttctatgaaatagcctacagtagcctatatgttcaatgcaggcctacattgcatgagacttttttaaaaacgtttttacattatgaagggcttgacattaattcattttttttttacttattctgTAACACCATGGATAAAACAGGTGACTGTAAATTGCATCGTATTGTGTTatatgatgcaagaaaccactttacaaaattcaaTTAATTATTATTACCATACAGCGACTTAGACCGTGTAGGCTACCCCTCTTCCTATTGGTTTATGTGCATATTCatgcctgtctcaaaatacaacacagccCCTTTAATTAAAACCTGACAGGCTTTTCAAATAAagcttgaaatgtagcctacacgttttgtgctcttgtatgAAGCAGTAACTCTCCATTGCTGAACTAtaattatctataactgggctaaaaactcgctaactagcaaagaatatcaacaaatgtcCACTCGCGCGGCTCTGATCTGAAAAGCGCATTCACTCGCGGGTGATTGACAGACCGCTCGTGGGCTACACCGGCCAATAGAAATCTACTCCGTTGCGCTCtggctctgcctacaacaaaatcacacacggagatgatataatgttgattcgatcacagaaaATGTTGCTCTATATAATGTGAACTCAGTGAAGTTCAAACTCTTGAATCTCTGAGCCACCTGGCTTTTTTTTCTGCGTGGCAGTCCTGGAGGAGGTGCACGGCTGCGCATGCGctcagtttagagggaacattggtctgCATGCATTTACAATACCGCTTTTAAGACAGAATACACATAACATAGTGTTCCAGCAGTGCTGATTATTTAACGTTAACTATTGGCAATAATAATTCCTGCAGTGGTTCTAAAGTGAAGGCTAACAGTGTGGTATCCTCAGTAGTAAATAGTGTGGCAAAGGCGAAGCAGTAACATGTGGGTACATAGTAAATACTTTACATAATATTATGTCCATATTTTGACGTATTTCAAGTCTTTTTCAAATAAGTTTGGAGCCACAGTAGTACCTTTTCAAAAACACACAAGTCTTCCAGCTGGGTTTTCACTCAATGATTTGCATATTGTTTTTCAATAATGGTTGTTCCTTCATTTTGATGATGGTGCTGTATGTCTTGAAATCCACAGACAATTGTATTTTTTGTATGTTGTCATGTCTACACTAATCTTCTAACAAGCAATGGTttatatacaaatacaaaaagtacaaaaatgtGCATTTTGTATGAGATTAGGCTACTCTCCGTAACTCCTCTCTAAATATAGGATAGTGTTATTCTATCCAATGAAGTCCTGTCTTAATGCATACATCCAACTTGTATGAATGACATGTGGGATCAGATGATTTGAAATGACAAGtgttcttttttgaagacatgtTTCTGATGCAGTGAGGAAAAAGAAGGTTCAATACCCGAGGTAAAAGGATTGATATACACAAGTATTTGTGTTAGTTTCAATCAGGAACACAGTAGGATTTTTCTCATCTCAATTGTACAGAATTACATACGGTACTACGTAGTAGGTACTAGGCTTCAAATTTTTCACATGACTTCTCATTGATTGTTGTTGCTTGGCTCTGTGCGTCTTGCAGGCAGCAGGCCATGGGGCTGGGTATGTAGTTGAATGGGGTGACCCGAACTGCCTTGCTGGGGGAGCTCTGACGGAAATGGCCAACGCCACCTGTGTGAGTTTCCACAGAGTGAGTGTTTCCAGAGGATGCTGTGCTGTAACTCTTTAGGGATCCATCAGAGTCTCCATCTTGGCCGGAGCCAATGCTGATCTTTCTAAGGAGGGCTAGTCTCGCTGCCTCCTCTGAGATGATTGGAGCTGTCTCAACAGTTGGAGAAGTGCTTGAGTTGGTCTTGTTGGACGAGAAATCCTCTGTTTGGACTGTAGCGTCGCTCGTCTTTCTTGACTTAAGTAAAATGGTCGTCAGTTTCCTTGGCAGTGCTGGTGGTTTTGGTTTTGGCCCTTCAGGAACAGGCAACAGAGGCAATGCAGTAGATGGCAGAGTGCTCTTCAAGATTTGAGGCACATCCTCATCCCGAATCCTCCTCCAGGTGACTCTGTCATTGAGGTGtgatccagttctctgctgcttcTTCTTTGTATCGTCCTCACTCTTGGCTCGCCCACTTGAGTCAGAGGACGAGGAGCGGAGGGAGGAGCGGCTGGTTACTCTGCTTAGTATGTTTATGCTGGGCGATGAGGAATGGCGCTTGATGTTGTCTCTTGCCTGCTGCTTGGTTGCAGAGACGTTTCTCGGAGGTACCCTACAGGGACTCTCTGAGCTGGTTCTCCTGGCTGGACGCCTTGTTGAGAGGTCTCGGTCACTAGAGCAGGCTCTGGACAGAGTCACGGTCTGCCTTTGAAGCCCCTGCTCCTGCATTGGCTCTTGCCTTTGCCCGGGGCCCTTTCCTTGCATCCTTCTTGGTCCCTGAGCAACTGCCTTTAGCTCTTGGCATCGAGATGAGCATAGGAAGACTGCAGGAGCACCTGGAATTGCTTTTCTGGGCGATACGTGCTGCGAGGTAGGCACAGAGCGTGAGGACGAAACGTCACGTCTCATTCTTGTCTTCGATTCCTTGATAAAGGTCAATTGCCTCAGGAACCCATTGCGGTCAGACTCGCTGCTGCTTGAATGGGTAGATGTCATGCGGACTAAGTCAAAACGATTG
Protein-coding sequences here:
- the c22h19orf25 gene encoding UPF0449 protein C19orf25 homolog; the encoded protein is MNISMGAKNKKRVVLPSRPDPPTVEQILEDINRAFSNDPVFSVLEGGNQDAKRGSSDNEAETKYLQSRRYLEMNERLQEVRGELVQQREELWVAKEQLEISVAEVKGRAL